CCTATATAAGAAACGCTGCTAGCTAGGCCTGCTACCCATTTCGTGATGTGTGGATCAAATCATGTGATATTACCCGGTTCGTTTGATGTGACCTCAAAACCGAATTTCGAATATGAAGAATATCAGTGCTGAGCGGCAATGATGCGGGGCGCAGTTGGTACAGTACGGTCTTTTTTCTGCGTACTACAGTGCCAAAAACATTCGCGTATACATATGTGAAGTGGTCTGTGCTCTATTGGAAACCATTAACAACTACATTTTCTTTGTAGAAACTAACAATGCACTGTAActtttaattcttaaaatatttagattttttttatgaaattcaaCATTTCTCACCTTTGATATGAATCGGTACCGGTGTTTTCCTCCAGCTCTGTTAGCGATTCAATTGAACATTATACATCATTTGATTTGCACATTTGCAAATGTAATTCGTTTCAATTTGAAAGTCGGGAATTACCAAGAGAtatctttttcaaatatatgttatCCCTGTTTCTGGGTTTACTACAAGATTGCAACTTTTGCAcgtaaaaatgtttactttaaaactgactAATATTTTACTACCAATACGTATATTCCTtgcactgaaattagttttccTTACAacgttttacaaaatttttctaaactaaatatagcttaattttaataatactaaTGTTACTACACATAAATTGAGCTTACTCACAAATTTACGAGTTTCCACCTTCTATCAAATTTCTAAGCCTTTTGCTCCGCCTGTTGATGTTTTAAGGCATCTAATTCGTTTTGAATACACTCGAACTGATTATATAATTGCAGCAACTCTTCATGGTTCATCTCTAAATTGATGTCTTCCCCTGTTCCAGTTTTTAATTGCAACATGGCCAAAGCATTTTTCTCACGTTGCTCACAATGCGATGAGATTTCCACATTTAATTTCCACGCCACATCTTGTATCTCATTTGATTCATAACGCTCACACGCCAAACTATTCATTATTGGAGTCGTTTGGCGGACCCATAACCTAACAATTGCATCGATTTTCGCATCATCTTGAAGCTGCAGCTTTTCTCGTAATTCAGCGTGCAATCGAGTTGGTTTGATGACAAATGTAGACGTGCGTCGTAAAATGTAGGAAAAAGTTTTAATcattagaagaaaatcggcacGTGGTACACCAACTAAACGTTCCAATTCTTCCAAAGCATTTTCTGGCTCTATAACATCCTCAGTTGTCGCCGGTATCATTTGCCGATGAACAAAACTTAGCACTGTTGTAAAAGTATCATAAGGTAgcgcatttataatttttataccctctcGTGCTCTACAAAgtaaaaaaacgtttttatacTCCCGGATttcaatagatatataaatattttagttttacatCCTTACGAAAAATGTCTTAAAACTCAAAGAAAAAttgtacaattttataaattttaaaaactatattcATTGATAATCACCTCTCAGTAATTTTTATCCAATTGGCAGccatgaatatattttaaat
The sequence above is drawn from the Bactrocera oleae isolate idBacOlea1 chromosome 5, idBacOlea1, whole genome shotgun sequence genome and encodes:
- the Vlet gene encoding COMM domain-containing protein 10, producing the protein MAANWIKITERAREGIKIINALPYDTFTTVLSFVHRQMIPATTEDVIEPENALEELERLVGVPRADFLLMIKTFSYILRRTSTFVIKPTRLHAELREKLQLQDDAKIDAIVRLWVRQTTPIMNSLACERYESNEIQDVAWKLNVEISSHCEQREKNALAMLQLKTGTGEDINLEMNHEELLQLYNQFECIQNELDALKHQQAEQKA